In the genome of Gloeotrichia echinulata CP02, one region contains:
- a CDS encoding glycosyltransferase family 2 protein: MVFFSIIVPTYNRANLLKRTIESIIEQKYSDFELIIIDDGSTDKTDEVIKDFLGFCKFIKQNNLGPSFARNRGAELSSGQYLVFLDSDDLYFKWTLDIYYKTILDFNFPAIVTGSPYIFTEETNLTNVTYEPLIVESFPDYFASADKWRWFSASSFVIRKDYFEAVNGFNNKWGAEDADILMRLGTCPGFVHICKPYTFAYRQQSISLKSDSSYIKGSSQVLINSEKQGIYPGFNPRALERYQILTRATRPASLDCLHCGLYQDAWKIYKQTIFWNFKLLRWKYLFTFPFLIIGFKIRSTISHIIHNSQ; encoded by the coding sequence ATGGTATTTTTTTCTATCATAGTACCAACCTATAATCGAGCCAATCTTTTAAAAAGAACCATTGAATCTATAATTGAACAAAAATATTCTGATTTTGAATTAATTATTATTGATGATGGTTCTACAGATAAAACTGATGAAGTCATCAAAGATTTTTTAGGATTTTGTAAATTTATCAAGCAAAATAATTTAGGACCAAGTTTTGCTCGAAATAGAGGAGCAGAATTATCTTCAGGTCAATATTTAGTATTTCTTGACAGTGATGATCTTTATTTCAAGTGGACTTTAGATATCTATTATAAGACGATATTAGACTTCAATTTTCCTGCTATTGTTACTGGTTCACCTTATATTTTTACAGAGGAAACTAATTTAACAAATGTTACATATGAGCCTTTGATAGTAGAGTCATTTCCAGACTACTTTGCTTCTGCCGATAAATGGAGATGGTTTAGTGCTTCCTCTTTTGTAATTAGAAAAGATTACTTTGAAGCGGTCAATGGCTTTAATAATAAGTGGGGTGCAGAAGATGCTGATATTCTAATGCGATTGGGTACTTGTCCAGGATTTGTACATATTTGCAAGCCATATACTTTTGCTTATCGTCAGCAATCTATAAGTTTGAAAAGCGATTCTTCATACATTAAAGGCAGTAGCCAAGTATTAATTAATAGTGAAAAACAAGGTATTTATCCTGGATTTAATCCTCGCGCTTTAGAACGTTATCAAATATTAACTAGAGCTACAAGACCTGCTAGCTTAGATTGCCTGCACTGCGGCTTATATCAGGATGCTTGGAAAATATACAAGCAGACAATTTTTTGGAACTTTAAATTACTTAGATGGAAATATTTATTCACATTTCCGTTTTTAATAATTGGATTCAAAATTAGGTCTACTATTAGCCACATTATTCATAATTCTCAATAA
- a CDS encoding acyltransferase gives MLRLVHNFNYRLFEGIKSRWRNLYYQALGVKLHGYIWLREIDIPRNFDDIEIESFCAFDQGVTLLCSGEPLPHPKIYIGAYTYINRNTFLDAILSLTIGQQCGIGPGCYITDHDHGLDLALAPLAQPMVAQPTKIGDRVWIGANVTILKGVTIGNDAVVGAGSVVTKDVPEKAIAVGVPAKVIKYRSEP, from the coding sequence ATGCTCCGACTAGTACATAATTTCAATTATCGCCTTTTTGAGGGCATAAAGAGCCGTTGGCGCAATCTATATTATCAGGCTCTTGGTGTAAAACTACATGGCTATATTTGGCTAAGAGAAATTGATATTCCTCGCAACTTCGATGATATTGAAATAGAAAGTTTCTGTGCTTTCGATCAAGGTGTAACTCTACTTTGTAGTGGTGAACCCCTACCCCATCCCAAAATTTATATTGGCGCTTACACATATATCAACCGGAATACATTTCTCGATGCGATTTTATCATTAACCATTGGTCAACAATGTGGTATTGGCCCTGGTTGCTATATTACCGATCACGATCATGGTCTTGATTTAGCTTTAGCACCCCTAGCACAACCGATGGTTGCTCAACCTACAAAAATAGGCGATCGCGTCTGGATTGGTGCTAATGTCACCATTCTCAAAGGTGTAACCATTGGTAATGATGCTGTAGTTGGTGCTGGTAGCGTTGTCACCAAAGATGTACCAGAAAAGGCGATCGCAGTTGGGGTACCAGCTAAAGTTATTAAATACAGAAGTGAACCATGA
- a CDS encoding glycosyltransferase, translating to MIVTQKLADLVSIGITTKNRWQDLEITLTKIKEVGLETLPILIFDDGSDEPCPFDISSFSQQIELKRFTESKGLIVRRNQLAQTIQTKYYLSLDDDSFPVSGSLEAAVKFAASQETNLLCLAFPVYNPVIADYQSQSLQQQPYQVRFFIGCGHLLHRQNFLHLGGYCEALIHQGEEMEIAARGFQKSLYCYHFPDVQIHHTASNQGRNWQIMDFYGARNNVFWNDWFVPKELKLMKQSRTFISRLIQCFKVRRLGQIHGEIVGLRDIPHYKANRQSMCIKTFRHWETLPQY from the coding sequence ATGATTGTAACTCAAAAATTAGCAGATTTAGTATCAATTGGTATTACAACCAAGAATCGCTGGCAAGATTTAGAAATCACACTCACCAAGATAAAAGAAGTCGGTTTAGAAACACTACCAATCCTGATTTTTGATGATGGTTCTGACGAACCTTGTCCTTTTGATATTTCAAGTTTTTCTCAGCAAATTGAACTCAAGCGATTTACAGAATCAAAAGGTTTAATTGTTCGTCGTAACCAGTTAGCACAAACAATTCAGACCAAATACTACCTGAGTCTAGATGATGATTCCTTTCCAGTTTCTGGTTCCTTGGAGGCTGCTGTTAAATTTGCCGCATCTCAGGAAACCAACCTACTATGTCTTGCTTTTCCAGTATACAATCCAGTAATCGCCGATTATCAAAGCCAATCGCTCCAGCAACAGCCATATCAAGTAAGGTTTTTTATTGGTTGTGGACATTTGCTCCATCGCCAAAATTTCTTACATTTAGGTGGATACTGTGAGGCACTAATTCATCAAGGTGAAGAAATGGAGATTGCAGCTAGAGGCTTTCAAAAAAGCTTATATTGCTATCATTTTCCTGATGTTCAAATTCATCATACCGCCTCTAATCAAGGTAGAAACTGGCAGATAATGGATTTTTATGGAGCCAGAAATAATGTTTTCTGGAATGATTGGTTTGTCCCTAAAGAACTTAAATTAATGAAGCAAAGCCGTACCTTTATATCCCGATTAATCCAATGTTTCAAAGTACGTCGCCTGGGTCAGATTCACGGTGAAATTGTTGGATTAAGAGATATTCCACACTATAAAGCTAATCGTCAAAGTATGTGCATCAAAACATTTAGACACTGGGAAACATTACCTCAATATTAG
- a CDS encoding glycosyltransferase family 4 protein, translating into MSNWICCQIGAREHYAIPRALHQNGQLVHLITDAWVPPQSPLNIFPFLSTAALRERFHPGLTQASVQGFTISLIGFELTQRLQKRVGWKQVIARNHWFQKQAIKTLAKLAPRFINPPILFSYSYAALELFRFAKQQGWYTVLGQIDPGPVEEVLVTQEYDRYPAYRSNWEPTPREYWQTWREECTLADAIMVNSNWSRQLLQKAGVEVSKIQVVPLVYTPPETAINFIRTYPKSFSVDRPLRVLFLGQVILRKGIAAVLEAVEQLEGYPIEFLIVGSQQIDIPPHLQTHPQIRWVGHVNRSETAEYYQMADVFLFPTLSDGFGLTQLEAQAWKLPIIASRHCGEVVVDGVNGWILEQVSGEAIAILIHSILRQPTQLPYLSNTLGFLSGSSLPNLLQSLPAFIR; encoded by the coding sequence ATGTCAAATTGGATTTGTTGTCAAATTGGCGCCAGAGAACACTACGCCATTCCCAGAGCATTACATCAGAATGGACAGTTAGTTCACCTGATCACCGATGCTTGGGTTCCCCCTCAATCTCCCCTAAATATTTTCCCTTTCTTATCCACAGCAGCACTACGAGAACGCTTTCATCCGGGGTTAACTCAAGCATCAGTTCAAGGCTTTACCATCTCCCTAATTGGGTTTGAACTGACTCAAAGACTGCAAAAGCGTGTGGGATGGAAACAAGTTATAGCTCGTAACCATTGGTTTCAAAAGCAAGCAATCAAGACCCTTGCAAAATTGGCGCCGCGTTTTATAAATCCTCCCATTCTATTCTCTTATAGTTATGCAGCCCTAGAGCTATTTCGATTTGCCAAACAACAGGGATGGTACACTGTCCTCGGACAAATTGATCCAGGTCCGGTGGAAGAAGTTCTAGTTACTCAAGAATATGATCGATATCCCGCCTATCGTTCAAATTGGGAACCCACACCTCGCGAATATTGGCAAACCTGGAGAGAGGAATGTACCCTAGCTGATGCCATTATGGTTAATTCTAACTGGTCGCGTCAACTTCTACAAAAAGCAGGCGTTGAGGTGAGCAAAATCCAGGTAGTTCCCTTGGTTTATACTCCGCCAGAAACAGCAATAAATTTTATCCGCACCTATCCAAAATCATTTTCCGTTGACCGCCCTTTAAGGGTGTTGTTTTTAGGACAGGTGATTTTAAGAAAAGGAATTGCTGCTGTCTTGGAAGCAGTAGAACAGCTTGAGGGATATCCCATTGAATTCTTAATAGTAGGATCGCAGCAAATTGACATTCCACCCCACCTACAAACCCATCCTCAAATTCGTTGGGTCGGTCATGTCAACCGCAGTGAAACAGCCGAATATTATCAGATGGCTGATGTGTTTTTGTTCCCGACTCTCTCCGATGGATTTGGACTCACCCAACTCGAAGCGCAAGCCTGGAAATTACCGATTATTGCTTCTCGCCATTGCGGTGAGGTGGTTGTGGATGGTGTCAATGGTTGGATTTTAGAGCAAGTCAGCGGTGAGGCGATCGCAATCCTAATTCATTCTATTTTGAGACAGCCTACACAATTACCATATCTATCAAATACTTTAGGTTTCTTATCTGGGTCTAGTCTCCCAAATTTATTGCAGTCATTACCAGCTTTTATTAGATGA
- a CDS encoding glycosyltransferase family 4 protein, with protein sequence MRVLFYSVLPSPYQRDLFSALSQHPDINLKVFYLEPACSDSPWPEKPLQPYEHILPGFHLAWGISRFHINWYLPNITQSDVVVLNGYMSVTAQLLLRLQAQQIPCVFWGEKMAGAFGGLKGTLQQTLATGLNNCSAIAAIGSQAMQDYQRRFPEKPIFNIPYYCNLAAFSQEIPPRPRTPPTILFCGQMIARKGVDLLLLAFDRLIQMGLKARLLLVGREADLPHMLIALSDKTRKNIEYAGFQAPEDLPHFFRQADLFVLPSRYDGWGVVVNQAIGAGLPVICSDAVGAAHDLIDQGINGYIFRNSDVDTLTQILARYLQNPILIQKASSASLQKSLAWSPKAGAQRWVDAFYQL encoded by the coding sequence ATGAGAGTGCTTTTTTACTCTGTACTACCGTCACCGTATCAACGGGATTTATTCTCTGCACTATCCCAGCATCCTGATATAAATCTCAAAGTTTTTTATCTTGAACCAGCTTGCTCAGATTCGCCTTGGCCAGAAAAACCATTACAGCCTTATGAACATATTCTTCCAGGCTTTCACCTTGCTTGGGGAATATCCCGATTTCACATCAACTGGTATTTACCAAATATCACTCAATCAGATGTAGTTGTCCTCAATGGCTACATGAGTGTAACTGCTCAACTGCTGCTGAGATTGCAAGCCCAACAAATACCCTGCGTGTTTTGGGGTGAAAAGATGGCGGGTGCTTTTGGTGGGTTAAAAGGGACACTACAGCAGACATTAGCCACAGGATTGAACAATTGTAGTGCGATCGCCGCTATTGGTTCCCAAGCTATGCAAGATTACCAGCGACGTTTTCCCGAAAAACCAATCTTTAATATCCCCTACTACTGCAATCTCGCTGCATTTAGCCAAGAAATTCCCCCAAGACCCCGCACTCCCCCAACCATTTTATTTTGTGGTCAAATGATTGCTCGCAAGGGGGTTGACCTATTGCTGCTAGCTTTTGACCGACTGATACAGATGGGTCTCAAAGCTCGGTTGTTGCTAGTGGGACGTGAAGCAGATTTACCGCACATGTTGATAGCTTTATCAGATAAAACACGGAAAAACATTGAATATGCAGGTTTCCAGGCTCCCGAAGACCTACCCCATTTTTTTCGTCAAGCAGATTTGTTCGTCCTACCCAGTCGCTACGACGGTTGGGGTGTAGTCGTCAATCAAGCAATTGGTGCTGGACTACCTGTCATTTGCTCTGATGCTGTTGGCGCTGCTCATGATTTGATTGACCAGGGAATAAATGGCTACATTTTCCGTAACTCAGATGTTGATACATTAACTCAGATTTTAGCTAGATACTTGCAAAACCCAATTTTAATTCAAAAGGCTAGTTCTGCTTCTTTGCAAAAGAGTTTAGCGTGGTCTCCAAAAGCAGGCGCTCAACGTTGGGTTGATGCTTTCTATCAATTATAG
- a CDS encoding glycosyltransferase family 4 protein: protein MRILFISSSSGSRGGGELYLIYLGQELAKRGHTVGLWCSQHPRMDELADSFGKFGEVLRSPYRNTYDRKLRCFSDVFPRSHTTYLSQCQAFQPDILHLNKQNLEDGLDLLDWSHHLPIPHLATIHITQTQASLGAFLGKWRDIIAKRKLQRFSGSLIAISDNRGQELSKFLSPFPASVQKIAVIENGVLIPEKSERLAKRQAARSQLGLHPDELLILAVGRMEAQKQPLLFLQWAKNLKRNIPSARFLWVGDGSLAPVWNQWIVEHHAKDYIQQLGWQSDVTPFLAAADGFFHPAKFEGLPFALLEAMAWSLPCVITPSLADELKFPAQVCFVAADNQKFTGLEAFIQPTLRADVAIAGYQLVNQRFSLTTMTDKYEAFYESHLPRK from the coding sequence ATGAGAATTTTATTTATCAGCAGTAGCTCCGGTTCACGAGGTGGTGGAGAACTTTACTTAATCTATCTAGGACAAGAACTTGCTAAACGAGGTCATACCGTTGGGTTATGGTGTTCACAACATCCCAGAATGGATGAATTAGCCGATTCCTTTGGCAAATTTGGCGAAGTATTGCGATCGCCCTACCGCAATACCTATGATCGCAAACTCCGCTGTTTTTCAGATGTATTTCCTCGCTCTCACACCACATATCTATCACAATGTCAAGCTTTTCAACCGGATATCCTCCATTTGAACAAGCAAAACTTAGAGGATGGCTTGGATTTACTAGACTGGAGTCATCATTTACCAATTCCACATCTAGCAACTATTCATATTACTCAAACTCAAGCAAGTTTGGGTGCTTTTTTGGGGAAATGGCGTGATATTATCGCCAAAAGAAAATTACAACGTTTTAGTGGCTCACTAATAGCAATTTCTGACAATCGTGGTCAGGAATTAAGCAAATTTCTCTCTCCCTTTCCTGCATCTGTGCAAAAAATAGCTGTGATTGAAAATGGTGTTCTCATTCCCGAAAAATCAGAACGTTTAGCGAAACGCCAAGCAGCTCGTTCTCAACTAGGACTCCATCCAGATGAATTATTAATTTTAGCAGTCGGACGCATGGAAGCACAAAAGCAACCCCTTCTATTTTTGCAGTGGGCAAAAAACCTCAAACGCAACATTCCCTCAGCTCGTTTTTTATGGGTCGGAGATGGTAGCTTGGCTCCTGTATGGAATCAGTGGATTGTAGAACATCATGCCAAAGACTACATCCAACAATTAGGTTGGCAATCTGATGTTACCCCATTTTTAGCAGCAGCAGACGGCTTCTTTCATCCAGCCAAATTTGAGGGACTACCATTTGCTCTCTTGGAAGCAATGGCTTGGTCTTTACCATGTGTAATCACCCCATCTCTAGCAGATGAATTGAAATTTCCCGCACAAGTTTGCTTTGTTGCTGCTGACAACCAAAAATTTACCGGACTAGAGGCTTTTATTCAGCCTACCTTACGTGCTGATGTTGCGATCGCCGGTTATCAACTCGTCAACCAGCGATTTTCCCTAACGACGATGACAGATAAATATGAAGCTTTTTATGAAAGTCATCTACCTCGAAAATAG